One genomic window of Streptomonospora nanhaiensis includes the following:
- a CDS encoding MMPL family transporter, translated as MFSAFVFGHNEMVRPIAFALAVGVLLDAFLVRMTLVPAVMALFGRAAWWLPRWLDALLPNVDVEGERLAPVPAGGAAGADEERAAEDERGAARR; from the coding sequence GTGTTCTCGGCGTTCGTGTTCGGCCACAACGAGATGGTCCGGCCGATCGCGTTCGCGCTGGCCGTGGGCGTGCTGCTGGACGCCTTCCTGGTGCGGATGACCCTGGTCCCGGCGGTGATGGCGCTGTTCGGCCGGGCGGCGTGGTGGCTGCCGCGCTGGCTGGACGCGCTGCTGCCCAACGTCGACGTCGAGGGCGAGCGGCTGGCCCCGGTGCCGGCCGGTGGGGCGGCCGGCGCGGACGAGGAGCGCGCCGCCGAGGACGAGCGCGGCGCCGCCCGCCGCTGA
- a CDS encoding ABC transporter permease: MTATTAAAPGTDSGDVVPVRRTSFVRDVWTVFSREITPTLREPLGLAFTMAQPLLFLFLFGPLLGGTGGFGGGEAPWQWFVPGILVLQCLFGPMMAGYNLLTELLGGSLERMMVSPLNRTAMLIGRTLKESVLLVAQAVLIMALAVPMGFTVHAPGIAAGLVLLTVFGVGLGALSFCLAMAAQPNGELFYMVTQMLLFPLLLLSGVLLPLDFGPAWLRAAAAANPVAYIADAERALFAGDFTDPSVAYGALAAVAIAVVGLVLGTRAMRKGV, from the coding sequence ATGACCGCGACCACCGCCGCCGCCCCCGGCACCGACTCCGGCGACGTCGTCCCGGTGCGGCGCACCTCGTTCGTCCGCGACGTGTGGACCGTGTTCTCCCGGGAGATCACCCCGACCCTGCGCGAGCCGCTGGGCCTGGCGTTCACGATGGCCCAGCCGCTGCTGTTCCTGTTCCTGTTCGGCCCGCTGCTGGGCGGCACCGGCGGGTTCGGCGGCGGTGAGGCGCCGTGGCAGTGGTTCGTGCCGGGCATCCTCGTCCTGCAGTGCCTGTTCGGGCCGATGATGGCGGGCTACAACCTGCTCACCGAACTGCTGGGCGGCTCGCTGGAGCGGATGATGGTCAGCCCGCTCAACCGCACGGCGATGCTGATCGGCCGCACCCTCAAGGAGTCGGTGCTGCTGGTGGCCCAGGCGGTGCTGATCATGGCGCTGGCCGTGCCGATGGGCTTCACCGTGCACGCGCCCGGCATCGCGGCCGGGCTGGTCCTGCTCACGGTCTTCGGGGTGGGGCTGGGCGCGCTGTCCTTCTGCCTGGCCATGGCCGCCCAGCCCAACGGCGAACTGTTCTACATGGTCACCCAGATGCTGCTGTTCCCGCTGCTGCTGCTCTCGGGCGTGCTGCTGCCGCTGGACTTCGGCCCGGCCTGGCTGCGGGCCGCGGCGGCGGCCAACCCGGTCGCCTACATCGCCGACGCCGAGCGCGCCCTGTTCGCGGGCGACTTCACCGACCCGTCGGTGGCCTACGGCGCGCTGGCGGCGGTGGCCATCGCGGTCGTGGGCCTAGTGCTGGGCACCCGCGCCATGCGGAAGGGGGTGTAG
- a CDS encoding ATP-binding cassette domain-containing protein has translation MIHARGLTRRFTVKRKVVEAVRGLDLDVEQGQLVAFLGPNGAGKSTSLRMLTTLLPPTSGTATVAGRDIAADPDGVRARIGYVGQNSGAGEQFRAGDELVAQGYAYGLTRREARRRAAEVMDMLDLTPLAARRPSTMSGGQRRRLDIALGLIHRPPLLFLDEPTTGLDPHTRADVWRHILRLREQYGMTLFLTTHYLEEADTMAERVVVIDHGRVIADGTAARLKADLAGDRVTLTAQEPGDTARAAATAGRIFGADRVETEGGAVRVRVPRAEAALPELLRALEGEGVRVATAETARPTLDDVFLALTGRTLREAEGGGTADTALADGTADAAGTAGTPGTAAQPTAAPAAAPEGDRA, from the coding sequence ATGATCCACGCCCGGGGCCTGACCCGGCGCTTCACGGTCAAGCGCAAGGTCGTCGAGGCCGTGCGCGGCCTGGACCTCGACGTCGAGCAGGGCCAACTCGTCGCGTTCCTCGGCCCCAACGGGGCCGGAAAGTCCACCAGCCTGCGGATGCTCACCACGCTGCTGCCGCCCACCTCGGGCACGGCCACCGTCGCCGGCCGCGACATCGCCGCCGACCCCGACGGCGTCCGCGCCCGCATCGGCTACGTCGGCCAGAACAGCGGGGCCGGCGAGCAGTTCCGCGCCGGCGACGAACTCGTGGCCCAGGGTTACGCCTACGGCCTGACCCGGCGCGAGGCGCGGCGCCGGGCCGCCGAGGTCATGGACATGCTCGACCTCACGCCGCTGGCCGCCCGCCGGCCCTCCACGATGTCGGGCGGCCAGCGCCGCCGCCTGGACATCGCACTGGGCCTCATCCACCGCCCGCCGCTGCTGTTCCTGGACGAGCCCACCACCGGCCTGGACCCCCACACCCGCGCCGACGTGTGGCGGCACATCCTGCGGCTGCGCGAGCAGTACGGCATGACCCTGTTCCTGACCACCCACTACCTGGAGGAGGCCGACACCATGGCCGAGCGCGTGGTCGTGATCGACCACGGCCGCGTCATCGCCGACGGCACCGCCGCCCGCCTCAAGGCCGACCTGGCCGGCGACCGGGTGACCCTCACCGCCCAGGAGCCCGGCGACACCGCGCGCGCCGCCGCCACCGCCGGCCGGATCTTCGGCGCGGACCGGGTCGAGACCGAGGGAGGCGCCGTGCGGGTGCGGGTGCCCCGCGCCGAGGCGGCGCTGCCCGAACTCCTGCGCGCGCTGGAGGGCGAGGGCGTGCGGGTCGCCACCGCCGAGACCGCCCGACCCACCCTCGACGACGTCTTCCTCGCCCTCACCGGGCGCACCCTGCGCGAGGCCGAGGGCGGCGGCACCGCCGACACCGCCCTCGCCGACGGTACGGCCGACGCCGCCGGCACCGCCGGCACTCCCGGAACCGCAGCCCAGCCCACGGCCGCACCGGCCGCCGCACCGGAAGGGGACCGCGCATGA
- a CDS encoding sugar isomerase domain-containing protein, translated as MEPQANAVEDADFGALMREELARVQHLNEAALAEVADVLMERVVRGDGVILVGGAGHSLNAVTEAFYRAGGLAIVKPLYAPALLPVHGASASTAAERRPGLAAEVMAKAEPGGSDVLFVFSTSGVNPYPVELAREAADRRIPVVAVTSRACNAAAPRRAGTTLSEEADHVLDTGVRPGDVAYPPSIPVTGAFSSLANAYLWNLLLAELHDRAAAAGLRLPLWRSSNMDGGDDSNARLLERYLPRVPELG; from the coding sequence GTGGAGCCACAGGCCAACGCGGTGGAGGACGCCGACTTCGGCGCGCTGATGCGCGAGGAGCTGGCCCGTGTCCAGCACCTGAACGAGGCGGCCCTGGCCGAGGTCGCCGACGTGCTGATGGAGCGCGTGGTGCGCGGCGACGGCGTCATCCTGGTCGGCGGCGCCGGCCACTCCCTCAACGCCGTGACCGAGGCGTTCTACCGGGCCGGCGGCCTGGCGATCGTCAAGCCGCTGTACGCGCCCGCACTGCTGCCGGTGCACGGCGCCTCGGCGAGTACCGCCGCCGAGCGCCGCCCCGGCCTGGCGGCCGAGGTCATGGCCAAGGCCGAGCCCGGCGGCTCCGACGTGCTGTTCGTGTTCTCCACATCGGGCGTCAACCCCTACCCCGTGGAGCTGGCCCGCGAGGCCGCCGACCGCCGGATCCCGGTGGTGGCGGTGACCTCGCGCGCGTGCAACGCCGCCGCGCCCCGGCGGGCGGGCACCACGCTCAGCGAGGAGGCCGACCACGTGCTCGACACCGGGGTGCGCCCCGGCGACGTGGCCTATCCGCCCTCGATCCCGGTCACCGGCGCGTTCTCCAGCCTGGCCAACGCCTACCTGTGGAACCTGCTGCTGGCCGAGCTGCACGACCGCGCCGCGGCGGCGGGGCTGCGGCTGCCGCTGTGGCGGTCCTCCAACATGGACGGCGGCGACGACTCCAACGCCCGGCTGCTGGAGCGCTACCTGCCGCGCGTCCCCGAACTCGGCTGA
- a CDS encoding PTS sugar transporter subunit IIB: MSASRPLSVLTVCGVGMGSSLILKMTAEDALRDLGVEASVQNTDISSARSMNADVIIGQGMHTGELAGIAPVVVSVDNFLDKSGLAEQLRGELSGQGWL; encoded by the coding sequence ATGTCCGCGTCCCGCCCGCTGTCCGTCCTGACCGTCTGCGGAGTCGGCATGGGATCCAGCCTCATCCTGAAGATGACCGCCGAGGACGCGCTGCGCGACCTGGGCGTCGAGGCGTCCGTGCAGAACACCGACATCTCCAGCGCCCGCAGCATGAACGCGGACGTGATCATCGGCCAGGGCATGCACACCGGCGAGCTGGCCGGGATCGCCCCGGTCGTGGTCAGCGTCGACAACTTCCTGGACAAGAGCGGCCTGGCCGAGCAGCTCCGCGGCGAGCTGTCCGGCCAGGGCTGGCTGTGA
- a CDS encoding PTS ascorbate transporter subunit IIC codes for MDTVRDVLIWIANNVFGQVAVLIGLITLLGLVLQGKRIEDIVGGALRATLGIIILFVGVDLFTGGLSSFQTIVSSAVGLEPPSSDNTLDDFLASHGGTVALIITLGFALHVVLVRVFRAARYVYLTGHLMFWISVVITACLVEAFGDLSQPVLVVVGAVLIACYWTLQPLWMRPFMRRVTGRDDFGFGHTTSSLGLLTALVARPFGDPERHSTENLKLPRQLSFFKDVNVSTALVIGVILLVAMAFADDRVVAEAAAAYDPDIDPWAWGVIAALRFAGGIAILLYGVRMFLAEIVPAFKGIGDKAVPGTKPALDIPTLFPFAPTAVMLGFVASTGTFLVLLGVFAGLGWFTLVPPMIMLFFGGGAGGVFGNAVAGWRGALIGGVLNGVLLAVGQAVTWGMLGTTAPELATLADPDWYFIAWLLIGVGAVVPGVWPIPIAVAAVTVGLLTWLSVREGRREREERERAEREAESAEPAEAGGTADAATAPGAAATDTAAPAGSEEPPRG; via the coding sequence ATGGATACCGTACGCGACGTCCTGATCTGGATCGCCAACAACGTCTTCGGACAGGTGGCCGTCCTCATCGGGCTGATCACGCTGCTGGGCCTGGTGCTGCAGGGCAAGCGCATCGAGGACATCGTCGGCGGCGCGCTGCGCGCCACCCTCGGGATCATCATCCTGTTCGTGGGCGTCGACCTGTTCACCGGCGGCCTGAGCAGCTTCCAGACGATCGTCTCCAGCGCGGTCGGCCTGGAGCCGCCATCCTCCGACAACACCCTCGACGACTTCCTGGCCAGCCACGGCGGCACGGTCGCGCTCATCATCACGCTCGGCTTCGCGCTGCACGTCGTGCTGGTGCGCGTCTTCCGCGCCGCCCGCTACGTCTACCTCACCGGCCACCTGATGTTCTGGATCAGCGTGGTGATCACCGCCTGCCTGGTGGAGGCGTTCGGCGACCTCTCCCAGCCGGTCCTGGTGGTGGTGGGCGCCGTGCTCATCGCCTGCTACTGGACGCTCCAGCCGCTGTGGATGCGCCCGTTCATGCGGCGGGTCACCGGGCGCGACGACTTCGGCTTCGGCCACACCACCTCCTCCCTGGGCCTGCTCACCGCGCTGGTGGCCCGCCCCTTCGGCGACCCCGAGCGGCACAGCACCGAGAACCTGAAGCTGCCGCGCCAGCTCTCCTTCTTCAAGGACGTCAACGTCAGCACCGCCCTGGTGATCGGCGTGATCCTGCTGGTGGCCATGGCCTTCGCCGACGACCGGGTGGTGGCCGAGGCCGCCGCGGCCTACGACCCCGACATCGACCCCTGGGCCTGGGGCGTGATCGCCGCGCTGCGCTTCGCCGGCGGCATCGCGATCCTGCTCTACGGCGTGCGGATGTTCCTCGCCGAGATCGTGCCCGCGTTCAAGGGCATCGGCGACAAGGCGGTGCCCGGCACCAAGCCGGCCCTCGACATCCCCACCCTGTTCCCCTTCGCGCCCACCGCCGTCATGCTCGGGTTCGTCGCCAGCACCGGCACTTTCCTGGTGCTGCTGGGCGTCTTCGCCGGGCTCGGCTGGTTCACCCTCGTGCCCCCGATGATCATGCTGTTCTTCGGCGGCGGGGCCGGCGGCGTGTTCGGCAACGCGGTCGCCGGATGGCGCGGCGCCCTGATCGGCGGCGTCCTCAACGGCGTGCTGCTGGCCGTCGGCCAGGCCGTCACCTGGGGCATGCTCGGCACCACCGCGCCCGAACTCGCCACGCTGGCCGACCCCGACTGGTACTTCATCGCCTGGCTGCTGATCGGCGTCGGCGCGGTCGTGCCCGGCGTCTGGCCGATCCCCATCGCCGTGGCGGCGGTGACCGTGGGCCTCCTGACCTGGCTGTCGGTGCGCGAGGGCCGCCGCGAGCGCGAGGAGCGCGAGCGGGCCGAGCGCGAAGCCGAGAGCGCCGAGCCCGCCGAGGCCGGCGGTACCGCCGACGCCGCCACGGCCCCCGGCGCGGCCGCCACCGACACCGCCGCCCCGGCCGGCTCGGAGGAGCCGCCGCGCGGCTGA
- a CDS encoding NAD(P)-dependent oxidoreductase — protein sequence METTGGHGGGTGAALRIAVFGAGGRAGRRVVAEARGRGHEVTAAVRDPAAHGGLAGEGVRLVAADAADEAAVAAAAKGHDAVVSTAAAYGQGTDPHAFFTMSARALLAAARTTRTGRLVVVGLGGLLPDASGRPLIDVLGVPEEFRPFCDAHAAGLAELRAGGDGVDWLYVSPAGDFDHDGPRRGRYRVVPRGDAEARISYPDFAVAVLDEVEEPRHRRVHLAVAW from the coding sequence ATGGAGACCACGGGCGGGCACGGCGGGGGTACGGGGGCAGCGCTGCGGATCGCGGTGTTCGGCGCGGGCGGCCGGGCGGGGCGCCGGGTGGTGGCCGAGGCCCGCGGGCGCGGCCACGAGGTGACGGCCGCCGTGCGCGACCCCGCCGCGCACGGCGGCCTCGCGGGGGAGGGCGTGCGGCTGGTGGCCGCCGACGCCGCCGACGAGGCGGCGGTGGCGGCCGCCGCCAAGGGGCACGACGCGGTGGTCAGCACGGCGGCCGCCTACGGGCAGGGGACCGACCCGCACGCGTTCTTCACCATGTCGGCGCGGGCGCTGCTGGCGGCGGCGCGGACGACGCGGACGGGGCGGCTGGTCGTGGTGGGCCTGGGCGGCCTGCTGCCGGACGCCTCGGGCCGCCCGCTGATCGACGTGCTGGGCGTGCCCGAGGAGTTCCGGCCGTTCTGCGACGCCCACGCGGCGGGCCTGGCGGAGCTGCGCGCGGGCGGGGACGGCGTGGACTGGCTCTACGTGAGCCCGGCCGGCGACTTCGACCACGACGGTCCGCGGCGCGGGCGGTACCGGGTGGTCCCGCGGGGCGACGCCGAGGCGCGGATCTCCTACCCCGACTTCGCCGTGGCCGTGCTGGACGAGGTGGAGGAGCCCCGCCACCGGCGGGTCCACCTCGCCGTGGCCTGGTAG
- a CDS encoding winged helix-turn-helix transcriptional regulator, whose amino-acid sequence MRRELTADMVDEVCPSGLSPFRVGDKWAGLVLKLLEDGPRRFGELRVPLHRVSLKVLTASLRALERDGLVSRTEHTGQGRRVEYDLTPLGRSLLGPLAVVCAWAEEHWEELLDARESYDRAAARGGEASTAATPAATAAASAPAASRVAASGASGA is encoded by the coding sequence ATGCGCAGGGAACTCACCGCCGACATGGTCGACGAGGTCTGCCCCTCGGGGCTGAGCCCCTTCCGCGTCGGCGACAAGTGGGCCGGGCTGGTGCTGAAGCTGCTGGAGGACGGCCCGCGCCGCTTCGGCGAGCTGCGGGTGCCGCTGCACCGGGTCAGCCTCAAGGTGCTGACCGCGTCGCTGCGGGCGCTGGAGCGCGACGGCCTGGTCTCGCGCACCGAGCACACCGGCCAGGGGCGCCGGGTCGAGTACGACCTGACGCCCCTGGGGCGCAGCCTCCTCGGGCCCCTGGCCGTGGTGTGCGCCTGGGCCGAGGAGCACTGGGAGGAGCTGCTGGACGCCCGGGAGTCCTACGACCGCGCGGCGGCGCGCGGCGGCGAGGCCAGCACCGCCGCGACCCCGGCGGCCACGGCGGCGGCCAGCGCCCCGGCGGCCAGCAGGGTCGCCGCGTCGGGGGCCAGCGGCGCCTGA
- the sigJ gene encoding RNA polymerase sigma factor SigJ translates to MDSETDLAAEFHAIRPRLLGVAYSLLGSVEEAEDVVQEAWLRLDRSEAGQIADVTGWLVTTVSRLALDTLRSARRRRETYVGPWLPEPVVDAGDPADRISLDESLSMAMLVVLESLSPAERTAFVLHDVFGLAFTEVAQAVGRSPAACRQLAARARRHVTARAPRFAVDAGEHRRVVEAFQRAVEGGDLGALLGLLDPAAVLRSDGGGRVRSALRPIEGADKVARFLMGVQARSAGQDLSTRVRPVNGRPGLVQYHGGRPVRVAALSVAEGRITEIDIVLNPEKLRSAR, encoded by the coding sequence GTGGACAGTGAAACCGATCTCGCGGCCGAGTTCCACGCGATCCGGCCCCGCCTCCTCGGCGTCGCCTACTCCCTGCTGGGCAGCGTCGAGGAGGCCGAGGACGTGGTCCAGGAGGCGTGGCTGCGGCTGGACCGGTCCGAGGCCGGGCAGATCGCCGACGTCACGGGCTGGCTGGTGACAACGGTCTCCCGCCTGGCCCTGGACACCCTGCGGTCGGCGCGCCGCCGCCGGGAGACCTACGTCGGCCCGTGGCTGCCCGAGCCCGTGGTGGACGCGGGCGACCCGGCCGACCGCATCAGCCTGGACGAGTCGCTGAGCATGGCCATGCTGGTGGTGCTGGAGTCGCTCAGCCCCGCCGAGCGCACCGCGTTCGTGCTGCACGACGTGTTCGGGCTGGCCTTCACCGAGGTCGCCCAGGCCGTGGGCCGCTCGCCGGCGGCCTGCCGCCAGCTCGCCGCGCGGGCGCGGCGGCACGTCACAGCGCGGGCGCCGCGCTTCGCCGTCGACGCCGGCGAGCACCGCCGAGTGGTGGAGGCGTTCCAGCGCGCGGTCGAGGGCGGCGACCTCGGCGCGCTCCTGGGCCTGCTCGACCCCGCGGCGGTGCTGCGCAGCGACGGCGGGGGCCGGGTGCGCAGCGCGCTGCGGCCGATCGAGGGCGCCGACAAGGTCGCGCGCTTCCTCATGGGCGTGCAGGCGCGATCGGCGGGCCAGGACCTGTCCACCCGCGTGCGCCCCGTGAACGGCCGGCCCGGGCTGGTCCAGTACCACGGCGGCCGGCCCGTCCGCGTGGCGGCGCTGAGCGTCGCCGAGGGGCGGATCACCGAGATCGACATCGTGTTGAACCCCGAGAAGCTGAGGAGTGCCCGATGA
- a CDS encoding carboxymuconolactone decarboxylase family protein has product MSQRMNVIKLAPDAYKAVSGLEAWLRASTLPTGTLELVKIRVSQINGCAFCVDMHTHDARKEGESEERLLALPVWWESPLFTDAERAALALAEEATRLSDRRDAVSDPVWEEAARHYDEETLAALVLAVAAINFWNRVAVTTRMVPGSHRPSAS; this is encoded by the coding sequence ATGAGCCAGCGCATGAACGTCATCAAACTCGCGCCGGACGCCTACAAGGCCGTGTCCGGGCTGGAGGCGTGGCTGCGCGCCAGCACGCTGCCCACCGGCACGCTGGAACTGGTCAAGATCCGGGTCAGCCAGATCAACGGCTGCGCGTTCTGCGTGGACATGCACACCCACGACGCCCGCAAGGAGGGCGAGTCCGAGGAGCGGCTGCTGGCGCTGCCGGTCTGGTGGGAGTCGCCGCTGTTCACCGATGCCGAGCGCGCCGCGCTCGCCCTCGCCGAGGAGGCCACGCGGCTGAGCGACCGCCGCGACGCGGTGTCCGACCCGGTGTGGGAGGAGGCGGCGCGGCACTACGACGAGGAGACGCTGGCGGCGCTGGTGCTGGCGGTCGCCGCGATCAACTTCTGGAACCGCGTCGCCGTGACGACCCGGATGGTCCCGGGCTCCCACCGGCCGTCGGCGTCGTGA
- a CDS encoding SDR family oxidoreductase, which yields MTRVLVTGATGRLGGAVLPVLVGAGLEVRAASRRPHPGGADAGAARPGARAGNGAAAGEGRPAVAAEERLPAAQGRGPEWVVADLATGAGLAAAVAGADTVVHLASAPYKGRYTERVDVDGTRLLLEAARGAGVGHVLHLSIIGVDRVPWGYFRAKLRAEREVRTAGLPWTILRAAQFHGLVDDALSAMARLPVMAADRGVTTQPVDVADVAERVLALLRAGPSRAVEEFAGPEVLAMDEAVRQWQRARGARRPVLPVRLPGALGRAFRAGHLTTAARPAGTVTFADYLARTPRR from the coding sequence GTGACGCGCGTCCTGGTCACCGGCGCCACCGGCCGCCTGGGCGGGGCCGTGCTGCCGGTCCTGGTGGGGGCCGGCCTGGAGGTCCGCGCGGCGAGCCGGCGCCCGCACCCCGGCGGTGCGGACGCCGGGGCCGCCCGGCCGGGCGCCCGTGCGGGCAACGGCGCGGCGGCGGGCGAGGGACGTCCGGCGGTGGCGGCCGAGGAGCGGCTCCCGGCGGCTCAGGGGCGCGGACCGGAGTGGGTGGTGGCCGACCTCGCCACCGGCGCGGGTCTGGCCGCCGCCGTGGCGGGCGCCGACACCGTGGTGCACCTGGCCTCGGCGCCCTACAAGGGCCGCTACACCGAGCGGGTGGACGTGGACGGCACCCGCCTGCTGCTGGAGGCCGCGCGCGGGGCCGGGGTGGGCCACGTGCTGCACCTGTCGATCATCGGGGTCGACCGGGTGCCGTGGGGCTACTTCCGCGCCAAGCTGCGCGCCGAGCGGGAGGTCCGCACGGCGGGCCTGCCCTGGACGATCCTGCGCGCCGCCCAGTTCCACGGCCTGGTGGACGACGCGCTGAGCGCCATGGCGCGGCTGCCGGTGATGGCCGCCGACCGGGGGGTCACGACCCAGCCGGTGGACGTCGCCGACGTGGCCGAGCGGGTGCTGGCACTGCTGCGCGCCGGGCCGTCGCGGGCGGTGGAGGAGTTCGCCGGGCCGGAGGTGCTGGCGATGGACGAGGCGGTCCGCCAATGGCAGCGCGCCCGGGGCGCGCGCCGCCCGGTGCTGCCGGTGCGCCTGCCCGGCGCGCTCGGCCGGGCGTTCCGCGCGGGCCACCTGACGACCGCCGCGCGGCCCGCCGGCACGGTCACCTTCGCGGACTACCTGGCCCGCACGCCGCGCCGCTGA
- a CDS encoding SRPBCC family protein — MSETELIVEPGRQDIVMSRVFNADRATVFAALTDAEALSQWWGALDGGTNVERHDPRPGGTWRFVNRDKDGNEYAFQGVFHDVVPDERIVQTMEFLGMPGHVLLETATLEEVEGGTRYTSVSVFQSVEDRDGMVAAGMEHGARADMEKLAELVEKKG; from the coding sequence ATGAGCGAGACTGAACTGATCGTGGAGCCGGGCCGCCAGGACATCGTGATGTCGCGGGTCTTCAACGCCGACCGCGCGACCGTCTTCGCCGCCCTCACCGACGCCGAGGCGCTGAGCCAGTGGTGGGGCGCCCTCGACGGCGGCACCAACGTCGAGCGGCACGACCCCCGCCCCGGCGGCACGTGGCGCTTCGTCAACCGCGACAAGGACGGCAACGAGTACGCCTTCCAGGGCGTGTTCCACGACGTCGTGCCCGACGAGCGCATCGTGCAGACCATGGAGTTCCTCGGCATGCCCGGCCACGTGCTGCTGGAGACCGCCACCCTGGAGGAGGTCGAGGGCGGGACGAGGTACACGTCGGTGTCGGTGTTCCAGTCGGTCGAGGACCGCGACGGCATGGTCGCCGCCGGCATGGAGCACGGCGCCCGCGCCGACATGGAGAAGCTGGCCGAACTGGTCGAGAAGAAGGGCTGA
- a CDS encoding ArsR/SmtB family transcription factor, which produces MADDELSLTFAALADPTRRAILARLAQGEATVNELAEPFAISVQAVSKHLKVLERAGLISRGRDAQWRPCRLERAPLQTASEWIERYRHVQRARMDRLDQVIQNIAGSRRQEKGQDNERD; this is translated from the coding sequence ATGGCAGACGACGAACTCAGCCTGACGTTCGCCGCCCTGGCCGACCCCACACGGCGGGCGATCCTCGCCCGCCTGGCCCAGGGCGAGGCGACCGTCAACGAGCTGGCGGAGCCGTTCGCCATCAGTGTCCAGGCGGTCTCCAAGCACCTGAAGGTGCTCGAACGGGCGGGGCTGATCAGCCGGGGGCGCGACGCCCAGTGGCGGCCCTGCCGGCTCGAACGGGCGCCGCTGCAGACCGCCTCGGAGTGGATCGAGCGCTACCGCCACGTCCAGCGCGCCCGCATGGACCGCCTGGACCAGGTCATCCAGAACATCGCCGGATCACGGCGGCAGGAGAAAGGGCAGGACAATGAGCGAGACTGA
- a CDS encoding TetR/AcrR family transcriptional regulator, producing the protein MPNHTASSAGPGLPGRRGQAARNDEAIVTAAREVFLADPKAPVSAVAARAGVGISALYRRYGGKEDLLRQVCHDGLRRYIAEAEAALEESEGWAAFTGFLRAVVDADLHSLTVHLAGSFAPTAEMGADAARSGELTAELVARARESGRLRAGFAVEDVTLVLEGCAAIRFPDPGRTRLLRRRYLALLVQGLDAEADEAADLPGPPATQEELGWRWLR; encoded by the coding sequence ATGCCGAACCACACCGCTTCCTCCGCCGGACCGGGCCTGCCGGGGCGGCGCGGCCAGGCCGCGCGCAACGACGAGGCCATCGTCACCGCGGCCCGCGAGGTCTTCCTCGCCGATCCCAAGGCGCCGGTGTCGGCCGTCGCCGCGCGCGCGGGCGTAGGCATCAGCGCCCTCTACCGCCGCTACGGCGGCAAGGAGGACCTGCTGCGCCAGGTCTGCCACGACGGTCTGCGCCGCTACATCGCCGAGGCCGAGGCGGCACTGGAGGAGTCCGAGGGCTGGGCCGCCTTCACCGGGTTCCTGCGGGCCGTGGTGGACGCCGACCTGCATTCGCTCACCGTGCACCTGGCGGGGTCCTTCGCGCCCACCGCGGAGATGGGGGCCGACGCCGCCCGCAGCGGCGAGCTGACCGCCGAGCTGGTCGCGCGGGCGCGCGAGTCCGGGCGCCTGCGCGCCGGGTTCGCCGTGGAGGACGTCACCCTGGTCCTGGAGGGCTGCGCCGCCATCCGGTTCCCCGATCCCGGCCGCACCCGCCTCCTGCGCCGGCGCTACCTGGCCCTGCTGGTGCAGGGGCTCGACGCCGAGGCCGACGAGGCCGCCGACCTGCCCGGGCCGCCCGCCACCCAGGAGGAGCTGGGCTGGCGCTGGCTGCGCTGA